The following are encoded together in the Oryzias melastigma strain HK-1 linkage group LG17, ASM292280v2, whole genome shotgun sequence genome:
- the slc4a2a gene encoding anion exchange protein 2a isoform X2 yields the protein MMMGLELKSQQNKVFVELNELVIDQNQELQWRETARWFRFEEEMEEEDTEFWGRPPVSCLSFHSLLELQKAISHGAVLLDLKQKTLPGIAQQVVEQMLLSDQIKAEDRDNLLRALLLRHSHPSDEKDRNFFSRSISAAAMASVMERLNNQSELCCQTDKQQFGNSRPNPEMQLMEKISARAEATLVLVGSVGFLDQPSMAFVRLQESVLLESVLEVPVPVKFLFLLLGPPSVNIDYHQIGRSISMLMSDKHFHEMAYHTEDRQELLTAINSFLECSVVLPPSEVSGEMLIHSSDMMLRRENEQNNKLLEKQDQVHEEGDSLVPSKPSDDPLRRSGRLFGGLIKDVTRRYPQYLSDIQDALNPQCMAAVIFIFFAALSPAITFGGLLGEKTEGLIGVSELIVATSLQGIVFSLLGAQPLLIIGFSGPLLVFEEAFYNFCRDNGIEYLTGRVWIGFWLVLIVVLTVAFEGSILVRFVSRFTQEIFSFLISLIFIYETFAKLVKIFKEHPLRGCQSENTTLPLSLINSTVAAEKVVGEPNTALLSLVLMAGTYFIAFYLRMFKNSSFFPGRIRRVIGDFGVPIAILIMVLVDYSVEDTYTQKLNVPSGLSVSTPEKRGWFISPLGSDGQFPVWMMGASILPAILVFILVFMESQITALIVSKKERMLVKGTGFHSDLLIIVVTGGISALFGLPWLSAATVRSVTHTNALTVMSKAVTPGDKPCIQEVKEQRVTAFVVAVLVGLSITIGEVLRQIPLAVLFGIFLYMGVMSLNGIQLTERLILLLMPPKYHPDLNYVRSVRTLRMHMFTLVQLLCLSLLWVIMATAAAAAFPFMLLLTIPLRKLLLPRLFSSRELQSLDADDVEPQLDEKEGQDEYSQLQMPV from the exons ATGATGATGGGCTTGGAACTGAAGAGCCAACAGAACAAG GTGTTCGTGGAGCTGAATGAGCTGGTGATTGACCAGAACCAGGAGCTGCAGTGGAGGGAGACAGCTCGATGGTTCAGGTTTGAGGaagagatggaggaggaggacacaGAGTTCTGGGGGAGGCCTCCCGTCAGCTGCCTGTCCTTTCACTCTCTGCTCGAACTCCAAAAAGCCATCTCCCATG GTGCAGTGCTCCTCGATCTGAAGCAGAAGACTCTACCGGGGATTGCTCAGCAGGTGGTGGAGCAGATGCTCCTCTCAGATCAGATCAAAGCTGAGGACAGAGACAACTTGCTTAGAGCTTTGCTGCTGCGACACAG CCATCCCAGTgatgaaaaagacagaaacttcTTTAGCAGAAGCATCTCTGCAGCCGCTATGGCCTCTGTGATGGAAAGACTCAACAACCAATCAGAACTCTGCTGCCAGACGGACAAACAGCAGTTCGGGAACTCCAGGCCAAATCCTGAGATGCAGCTGATGGAGAAGATCTCAGCACGAGCCGAAGCCACGTTGGTGCTCGTAG GTAGTGTGGGCTTTCTGGACCAGCCTTCCATGGCCTTCGTGAGGCTCCAGGAGTCAGTTCTTCTAGAGTCTGTCCTGGAGGTTCCGGTCCCTGTAAAGTTTCTCTTCCTCCTGCTGGGACCACCTTCTGTCAACATTGACTACCATCAGATCGGACGTTCAATCTCGATGCTCATGTCAGACAAA CATTTCCATGAGATGGCATACCACACAGAGGATCGGCAGGAGCTGCTGACAGCCATCAACAGTTTCCTGGAGTGCAGCGTTGTCCTCCCTCCTTCTGAGGTCAGTGGAGAAATGCTGATCCACTCATCTGACATGATGCTGAGGAGGGAGAATGAGCAAAACAACAAGCTGCTGGAGAAACAGGACCAAGTTCATGAAGAGGGTG ATTCTCTCGTTCCCTCCAAACCCAGTGACGATCCGCTCCGCCGCTCGGGCCGTCTTTTCGGCGGTCTGATCAAAGACGTGACGCGGCGCTACCCTCAGTACCTCAGTGACATCCAGGATGCTCTGAACCCTCAGTGCATGGCCGCTgtcatcttcatcttcttcgCTGCTCTGTCACCTGCCATCACCTTTGGTGGACTTCTCG GTGAGAAAACAGAGGGTCTGATCGGTGTGTCGGAGCTGATAGTTGCCACATCACTGCAGGGCATCGTGTTCAGTTTGCTGGGGGCTCAACCTCTGCTGATTATCGGTTTCTCTGGACCTCTGCTGGTTTTTGAAGAGGCTTTCTATAAT TTCTGCAGAGACAATGGCATCGAGTACCTGACTGGCCGGGTCTGGATCGGGTTCTGGTTGGTGCTCATTGTTGTCCTGACCGTGGCTTTTGAAGGGAGCATCCTAGTTCGCTTTGTTTCCCGCTTCACTCAGGAGATCTTCTCCTTCCTCATTTCACTCATCTTCATCTATGAGACGTTTGCAAAACTAGTCAAA ATCTTCAAGGAACATCCACTCCGAGGCTGCCAATCTGAAAACACCACACTACCTCTGTCTTTGATCAACTCCACTGTGGCTGCTGAGAAGGTTGTTGGAGAACCAAACACGGCTCTGCTGTCGTTGGTCCTCATGGCGGGAACATACTTTATCGCTTTCTATCTGCGCATGTTCAAGAACAGCTCCTTCTTCCCTGGGAGG ATTCGAAGAGTCATTGGAGACTTTGGCGTTCCAATCGCGATCCTCATCATGGTGCTGGTGGACTACAGTGTAGAGGACACCTACACCCAG AAGCTGAACGTGCCCAGTGGATTGTCAGTTTCCACTCCGGAGAAGAGAGGGTGGTTTATCTCCCCTTTGGGTTCAGATGGACAGTTTCCTGTTTGGATGATGGGAGCCAGCATCCTGCCGGCCATTCTCGTCTTCATTCTGGTCTTCATGGAGTCACAGATCACAGC GCTCATCGTCAGTAAGAAGGAGAGGATGCTGGTAAAGGGGACCGGTTTTCACAGTGACCTCCTGATCATTGTGGTGACAGGCGGGATCTCTGCCCTGTTTGGATTGCCATGGTTATCGGCTGCCACCGTTCGATCTGTCACTCACACCAACGCCCTGACCGTCATGAGTAAAGCCGTCACCCCTGGAGACAAGCCTTGTATCCAGGAGGTGAAGGAGCAGAGGGTGACGGCGTTTGTGGTGGCAGTTTTAGTAG GTTTATCCATCACCATTGGAGAGGTTCTACGTCAGATTCCTCTGGCTGTGCTGTTTGGCATCTTCCTCTACATGGGTGTGATGTCATTGAACGGGATCCAGCTCACAGAAAGACTCATCCTATTGCTGATGCCACCAAAATACCACCCAGACCTCAACTACGTCCGCTCG GTGCGTACATTAAGGATGCATATGTTCACTCTGGTCCAGCTTTTGTGCCTATCACTGCTGTGGGTCATCATGGCAACAGCAGCGGCTGCAGCGTTCCCCTTCATGCTGCTGTTGACCATCCCGCtgaggaagctgctgctgcccCGCCTCTTCAGCTCCAGGGAGCTACAGAGT CTTGATGCTGATGATGTGGAGCCTCAGCTGGATGAAAAGGAGGGACAGGACGAGTACTCACAGCTGCAGATGCCAGTGTAA
- the slc4a2a gene encoding anion exchange protein 2a isoform X1, producing the protein MVLGFDCVSSGQVRWDEVSAVRCNTLRRNFREATLHASKNQGSDRSTPHLSSDCTPHEVFVELNELVIDQNQELQWRETARWFRFEEEMEEEDTEFWGRPPVSCLSFHSLLELQKAISHGAVLLDLKQKTLPGIAQQVVEQMLLSDQIKAEDRDNLLRALLLRHSHPSDEKDRNFFSRSISAAAMASVMERLNNQSELCCQTDKQQFGNSRPNPEMQLMEKISARAEATLVLVGSVGFLDQPSMAFVRLQESVLLESVLEVPVPVKFLFLLLGPPSVNIDYHQIGRSISMLMSDKHFHEMAYHTEDRQELLTAINSFLECSVVLPPSEVSGEMLIHSSDMMLRRENEQNNKLLEKQDQVHEEGDSLVPSKPSDDPLRRSGRLFGGLIKDVTRRYPQYLSDIQDALNPQCMAAVIFIFFAALSPAITFGGLLGEKTEGLIGVSELIVATSLQGIVFSLLGAQPLLIIGFSGPLLVFEEAFYNFCRDNGIEYLTGRVWIGFWLVLIVVLTVAFEGSILVRFVSRFTQEIFSFLISLIFIYETFAKLVKIFKEHPLRGCQSENTTLPLSLINSTVAAEKVVGEPNTALLSLVLMAGTYFIAFYLRMFKNSSFFPGRIRRVIGDFGVPIAILIMVLVDYSVEDTYTQKLNVPSGLSVSTPEKRGWFISPLGSDGQFPVWMMGASILPAILVFILVFMESQITALIVSKKERMLVKGTGFHSDLLIIVVTGGISALFGLPWLSAATVRSVTHTNALTVMSKAVTPGDKPCIQEVKEQRVTAFVVAVLVGLSITIGEVLRQIPLAVLFGIFLYMGVMSLNGIQLTERLILLLMPPKYHPDLNYVRSVRTLRMHMFTLVQLLCLSLLWVIMATAAAAAFPFMLLLTIPLRKLLLPRLFSSRELQSLDADDVEPQLDEKEGQDEYSQLQMPV; encoded by the exons GTGTTCGTGGAGCTGAATGAGCTGGTGATTGACCAGAACCAGGAGCTGCAGTGGAGGGAGACAGCTCGATGGTTCAGGTTTGAGGaagagatggaggaggaggacacaGAGTTCTGGGGGAGGCCTCCCGTCAGCTGCCTGTCCTTTCACTCTCTGCTCGAACTCCAAAAAGCCATCTCCCATG GTGCAGTGCTCCTCGATCTGAAGCAGAAGACTCTACCGGGGATTGCTCAGCAGGTGGTGGAGCAGATGCTCCTCTCAGATCAGATCAAAGCTGAGGACAGAGACAACTTGCTTAGAGCTTTGCTGCTGCGACACAG CCATCCCAGTgatgaaaaagacagaaacttcTTTAGCAGAAGCATCTCTGCAGCCGCTATGGCCTCTGTGATGGAAAGACTCAACAACCAATCAGAACTCTGCTGCCAGACGGACAAACAGCAGTTCGGGAACTCCAGGCCAAATCCTGAGATGCAGCTGATGGAGAAGATCTCAGCACGAGCCGAAGCCACGTTGGTGCTCGTAG GTAGTGTGGGCTTTCTGGACCAGCCTTCCATGGCCTTCGTGAGGCTCCAGGAGTCAGTTCTTCTAGAGTCTGTCCTGGAGGTTCCGGTCCCTGTAAAGTTTCTCTTCCTCCTGCTGGGACCACCTTCTGTCAACATTGACTACCATCAGATCGGACGTTCAATCTCGATGCTCATGTCAGACAAA CATTTCCATGAGATGGCATACCACACAGAGGATCGGCAGGAGCTGCTGACAGCCATCAACAGTTTCCTGGAGTGCAGCGTTGTCCTCCCTCCTTCTGAGGTCAGTGGAGAAATGCTGATCCACTCATCTGACATGATGCTGAGGAGGGAGAATGAGCAAAACAACAAGCTGCTGGAGAAACAGGACCAAGTTCATGAAGAGGGTG ATTCTCTCGTTCCCTCCAAACCCAGTGACGATCCGCTCCGCCGCTCGGGCCGTCTTTTCGGCGGTCTGATCAAAGACGTGACGCGGCGCTACCCTCAGTACCTCAGTGACATCCAGGATGCTCTGAACCCTCAGTGCATGGCCGCTgtcatcttcatcttcttcgCTGCTCTGTCACCTGCCATCACCTTTGGTGGACTTCTCG GTGAGAAAACAGAGGGTCTGATCGGTGTGTCGGAGCTGATAGTTGCCACATCACTGCAGGGCATCGTGTTCAGTTTGCTGGGGGCTCAACCTCTGCTGATTATCGGTTTCTCTGGACCTCTGCTGGTTTTTGAAGAGGCTTTCTATAAT TTCTGCAGAGACAATGGCATCGAGTACCTGACTGGCCGGGTCTGGATCGGGTTCTGGTTGGTGCTCATTGTTGTCCTGACCGTGGCTTTTGAAGGGAGCATCCTAGTTCGCTTTGTTTCCCGCTTCACTCAGGAGATCTTCTCCTTCCTCATTTCACTCATCTTCATCTATGAGACGTTTGCAAAACTAGTCAAA ATCTTCAAGGAACATCCACTCCGAGGCTGCCAATCTGAAAACACCACACTACCTCTGTCTTTGATCAACTCCACTGTGGCTGCTGAGAAGGTTGTTGGAGAACCAAACACGGCTCTGCTGTCGTTGGTCCTCATGGCGGGAACATACTTTATCGCTTTCTATCTGCGCATGTTCAAGAACAGCTCCTTCTTCCCTGGGAGG ATTCGAAGAGTCATTGGAGACTTTGGCGTTCCAATCGCGATCCTCATCATGGTGCTGGTGGACTACAGTGTAGAGGACACCTACACCCAG AAGCTGAACGTGCCCAGTGGATTGTCAGTTTCCACTCCGGAGAAGAGAGGGTGGTTTATCTCCCCTTTGGGTTCAGATGGACAGTTTCCTGTTTGGATGATGGGAGCCAGCATCCTGCCGGCCATTCTCGTCTTCATTCTGGTCTTCATGGAGTCACAGATCACAGC GCTCATCGTCAGTAAGAAGGAGAGGATGCTGGTAAAGGGGACCGGTTTTCACAGTGACCTCCTGATCATTGTGGTGACAGGCGGGATCTCTGCCCTGTTTGGATTGCCATGGTTATCGGCTGCCACCGTTCGATCTGTCACTCACACCAACGCCCTGACCGTCATGAGTAAAGCCGTCACCCCTGGAGACAAGCCTTGTATCCAGGAGGTGAAGGAGCAGAGGGTGACGGCGTTTGTGGTGGCAGTTTTAGTAG GTTTATCCATCACCATTGGAGAGGTTCTACGTCAGATTCCTCTGGCTGTGCTGTTTGGCATCTTCCTCTACATGGGTGTGATGTCATTGAACGGGATCCAGCTCACAGAAAGACTCATCCTATTGCTGATGCCACCAAAATACCACCCAGACCTCAACTACGTCCGCTCG GTGCGTACATTAAGGATGCATATGTTCACTCTGGTCCAGCTTTTGTGCCTATCACTGCTGTGGGTCATCATGGCAACAGCAGCGGCTGCAGCGTTCCCCTTCATGCTGCTGTTGACCATCCCGCtgaggaagctgctgctgcccCGCCTCTTCAGCTCCAGGGAGCTACAGAGT CTTGATGCTGATGATGTGGAGCCTCAGCTGGATGAAAAGGAGGGACAGGACGAGTACTCACAGCTGCAGATGCCAGTGTAA